Within the Epinephelus lanceolatus isolate andai-2023 chromosome 9, ASM4190304v1, whole genome shotgun sequence genome, the region CCTTGGTGCGTTGCCAGCTGCAAACTCAATTTAATGTAAGAGGGTGCCAACTTAAGCTATTGGCCCTCTTGCCTTCCTATCAAACGCTTCTCATTCAAAGCAGAGTGTACGTTATATTagcgcaggaccataaatcttCCTTTAGCCAGTCCATCGCCGACCCGAGTTTTGCCTGTCATTGTGCTCCTCCCCTGCCAAGATTCCCCCGATGATGCTTAATCCCATTTGTGTGTCCCAGCCCTGCTCTCTCACTGAGAGGAAGAAGAGCCGCGTGGGCTCGGTAGTGATGCCCTACATCCTGTCCTCCACCCTGCGTCGCATGTCTACTGTCTCAACCCTCTCCAACGCCTCCTCGGGCCTCTCCAGCGGCTCCGCATCCTCAGATGGACCTTCCTGCATTTCCTCCCAAGAGTCAGTCCCTGCATCCTCTCCCTGCTTTCTTTGTCCACCTTTTCCCCTGTCTGGTTTTGTCTCACACTGAGTTGCCTTTAATACTCAGactgcttctttttttgtctttggtcAAATCGAAATGTCTTTATGATTGTACATCTTTCTGCATCTCTTTCTCTGCCCCTGATTATTCACCAGCAGTTCCTTGTTGTCCCGCCCCAGCGATCGCAGGACCTCGATTTTGTCCCGCTCggaggaagacaacaggattgCCAGAAAGAACAGAAAGGAATGGAGTGTGAGCAAATCCCAGGTCCTACTGGAGAGGCCTTCCGATGCAGACGAAGTAAGGCCTTATGTTCAGGCGCTATCTTTTTATAGATGTTCTGCCATTTTCATTTCCGTGACACCCCACTTGCACTCAGGTGATTATATAAGCTGTTTACAAAACCATATCATCCTAATATTGAGTTTCTGTTACTCAGCTGTGCATTGGGAGCAGCTCCATTATGGTTGGCTGTTTTACATGGAAGCCTATGTCTTTGTTTTCTGGTGTTTATTCCAGACTCCTCCAGAGAAGCAGCAGAGACCCAAGAGTTTACAATTAGGGGACCGACGGCTCACCCTCTCCCTGTTCCAGGGTGTTTCATCCCAGCTCAGCCTGTCTAACCCTCTCAGCCCGCTACCTGCCTCTCCACACACTCCCTGCACACCACGCAGCTCCAGTATGTAACAAATAAGTATTGCTCAGACAAACACCGCACTGCgtgtcatcattttattttctcttaaaaAATATGCCTTGCACACAGAAAAGGAAGAATACCATGCCTGCTAACCTTGTGTAAGCACATTCTGGTCTATAGCCCTAATCAggtcacgcacacacacacacatacacatattcaCAGATAAATGCGGTCTgaaatgcttttatttcttctcTCCTGTCGTAGGTTTTTCATCGCTTCTCAGTGACAATGATGTCAATACCATTGACACCCCTGGGACCCCCCCACCCATGCCTCCGAAGAAACACCCGCACGAGATTGACAACCCCGGGTTCTCTTCAGAGGTACATCTGCTTCGAGAAAATAGCACCCCCTCACTAATGCATATTTAATGACGTGTAAACgttaaaatattctgtttttatttttatttgaagtCCTAACGTGAACTCTCTCTCCCCACAGTTCACTCCTCCGCTACCAATGAAAATTGAGAGCAAGCCTCCCCCGCCGCCTCCGAAGACACGGAAGTCGATGTTCCCCACATACGAGCACACCCCCCACTAAGGCTACACCTACACACGGGCTTTAAAGTTACACTAATTCTTTGATTTGGCTGTGATGAAAGCACAGTTTCATCCGTGGCATTGTAAAAATGCCACAGTATGATACAGATGCAGGACCATctaagtggtgtgtgtgtgcaagattTCAGCACAAGAAAATTCTTTCTGATGCAAGTCACTAATGCCGAGCGGTCCTTTGTTCTCAAGTTTTagctgatgttttgttttgaagcCGCAAGGAAGAATATATGTGAGGTTATTGTCGTAAGAGGATACTACTGCGCAGAAATGGATATATGATTTTTGGTACATGAGGTCACTGCAGCCTTGGATACAGTGGGCTTTTTAAGAGGTAGTGAAACAGTGATtagatgctttttttcttaaagaaaaATTAGTATGTTGTACAGACTTTATGACTCGCAGGGAAAAGGAATGACCAATGCTGCAATGtaatatttagtttttatgtGCTGGAGTGACActggatgatttttttcccctctgagCTGTTTACCAGCATTCCATATTTGAGCAGGACAAAGCTGTATTCGACTTGATCAAGAGCAGGGAATACAATGTACAGAATGTAAGTGTTAGTTTGAcatgtagtcgttttgtgtctgaTGATGGTGTTCAGTAATATGATCAAACCCATTTCCCCAATCCACAAAGTTTTAGACACTGGATGGCATTAATGAATGTGCTGCAgattatttgttttgttgtttatgatgaaCTGAATACTGTAACTGATGCTCTCAAACTGCATAACGCCAATGTTAGTGTTGAGTGGAAGTATGTTTTTTGACAgtgatagtttgacattttgggaaattcaCTCTCTTGCTGAgagagaagattgataccactctcacatCTGTATGATGAATATGTAtctcagttagcttagcttatcttaACATAAAGACGGGAAACAAGGGAAAAcggctagcctggctctgtgtgACGGGAACAAATTCgcctaccaacacctctaaagcttACTAATAAACACTTTTTATATCCTGTTTGTGTAATATGTACATAAACCATAATTGTTTAACTGCAAGTTGTGGTTTCGCAAGTGGTTATGTGCAGTCACCAGGTAACCAGAGAAGAGTCCAGGTGATTACTCACCTTATATTAGACAGCATTGTCAAGTTATTACACtaaggcccccaggaagtgcgccgGGTTTTGAAGCCAACCTTcctagtggccaaacagtggaattacaactaactggtctgtcacatgatgcggcctaaaaatactttttccaatAGACCTACATGGCAAAAGTAATagctgtaaatcagtggataatcagaatttaatccattcagttggataacatttggaaagtctagaagagctgcatgattgattattttatccccattcaagttaactGAGCACTAAACTGGAAGTAGCTGGTACAGCTGGCTGAAATCTCTAGTGCAGCTGCTCTATGAGCACAGTGCCAAAGCAGTACCCTATCATCCGGGTAATTTTATACACAGCAGTTGATCCATTTTTGCTTCATGGGCCACTGACCAGCTTCAATAGCAAAGAGTGGTACCCCACtgccaacgctgtatccaggtctcttaatacatccactgtttccatcttcagtctgacattgcgtcCGCTCTCACTGCTTTCTGTCGGGGAGGGGGATTCGATTTCCACTAACCAATCACTAGACTGAATCTAACATCTTTTTAAGTCCACTCTGGGTTTGCACCATTACCATGCCAGCGCACTCCTGTGGTTTTAATTATTCCTCACTGGTTCCAACACAACAGCTTGACTGTGCATGATAACAGCTTGACAGTGGTGTTAGACCCGCCTATGGTGCTGCTTGGTTAATCGTCAGTCCCCCCGTGGCgctgatttgttgttttttattttaaccaagaAACCAttgtttcatgtcacaatgcCGGACCAGAATCTGTCAACTTGAACTCAGTGGAGTGggcagattcaaaggtctggaccagGCAAGGAAATTACTGTTCCCAGACAATTAATATTCCAGCATATAAACACTTGAATTACTGTTAACAGCTGAGATGTAACGTGAATTAGTGAGTTATAGAGGTGTGTAAGTGGATTTTTTACCTTCACGTAGAGCCACATAGCTGTTTGCTCATTTCCATTCTTTATGCTAATCTAGCGGCCGGCTCCTGCTACACATTTACAGCACAGACTTGAGACTTTTGTTCATCCTCTCGTCTGACTCTCTCCAAGAAAGTAAATAAGCATACTTGACATAATTCGAACTGGTCCTTTAAAGAACTCTAAACGCTGTATGGTACAAACAGAAACGCATTTGAAGTTCACTTGAGTTTTATATTTCAGGTCTCAGCAgatatttttatatcatttcATTATTGAAATTTAAATTATTGCTATTCATTGAGTTTAATATTCCCATTGTTGTGCACACCCAGTGTGTACACAGGTGGTTTACTTTTATGCAGCATAAATTGAGTCTTATTTCAACATACCGCTTTACTGTGTGCTGTTTAAATCTTAAAAAGCAGCAATATAATGTGCCTTCAGAGTGCTAAATCTATGCATGTAAGCTGTTTTGAAAATGATAAAATTGAATCAATAATAAAATTGTCagtattttagatttttaattgttgtaCAAGGGATTCACTTTTTTTGTACAGTACGCGTTTCCTCAAGCATCAAAGAAATTTTATACAAACAATGCCTCAAGAGATATATAATGATCTTTTTTATGAACAAGTTGTtgactgaacaaaaataaagaCCTATTGAAAGACCAGCAAACTCCTATTTTCTGTGACATTGATTATTTTAGAAAGGCATCTTCTCCATCTCTTAACCACAATCCTGTCAACACAGTGAATACAGATTACTCTCtgttccctcagtggaaactcTGCGCTCACACAGACAGTCATTTGGACGCTGCTGACAGTGTGAAAAATTACCCACTCAAGCTTCAAACATCTAACAAACGGATGCGGAACTGGTGATATATGCATTTCAAATACAATTACAGTAGGAGTAAGAAAATGAGGCCTCTTTAGCTCACGCTGATGTCGAAGCTAAAGAGGCCTCATCTGGGGAGCCCGTCTGCAGGGAGGAGTTTATGAGATGTTTACAAGAGTTGTGTGATGGGTGCTGGTCTTGCTAATCTGGATTGCTAATGGTCTGTTCCTTCCCGTCAGATAGTGAGGTATGGGATATCATTCTCCCTGCATGTCTCAGGAGCAATAACCATTTGAAGCGATGTTCACCCATGCAAGGAGAGCAGTGTTGCAACTGCCAGGTTTGGCTGGATGCTCTGTTGCATCTCCATGGAAACAATCTCTATACTGAGACATGTTTACAGCTTCATGCTGTATAGAATCTAAGGACATCCATCACAGTCTCCTTCTTTTCATGTACAATGCAGATGTCTTTCCAGCCTCCACTCAACTGACAATACGCCAATGACACATCTGTGTCTAACTATGAGTTGTTACAGTGTctgaggtcacacacacacaaaaacacactgtttCCATTACCTTGAGCGAGTACTCAATGGAAAGTAGTTTTTCCAAGCTCCAAACAAGCTACACAGATGgttgcaagctaattttttctcttattttacAATGATGGAACAAACTAAATTGCACAGTTTTCTCAACTTCTGCTGAAATATGCTGTATGCAGCATTCAGTGGTGGAAAGTGATTAAGTATATCCGCAATTCATACTTAAAGTCTGCTACATTTTGGAAGCCAGTattatacttttactccacttcatttattttacaacaTTGGTTGCCACTTTCTTTGCAAGGTCAGATCATTAATACAAATATAATCAACGAATAAGATAAGTTAAAACTTCATTGAGCCCTTGGTGAAAATTCACATGCTACCCATTAGTATATATAGTAAAACAAATTAGCCTCATCgttatcagctgaaaaaaaaatagagtgaTGTTCAAAAATAAGTAATCAGTTATTAGTTTAACACATTAGTCTGAGGTTAATATTCTGAAATGCggcattctgcataatgagtgcttttattttttgttctttgagtaaTTTTGATGGGaatatttttgtagttttacaTAAGTGTGATTTTGAAGTATGTCTATACTGTTGTTTGGCTACTTCTACCTAAGCAAAACATCTGAATATCATCAATGatgacattcagaacattaatagTGCAGCAAATTACTTGTTGCGATGTGAAGATAtagagtaatggtgtcctgagcagagaatgaagtaaTGCTCCCTCTGTGAGTGATGTAATCCAAACTTCTCGCATGAATGTTAGTGCACGTGAACACTTCTTTTTAACATGGAACTTTATTCAGAGTTATACCAGTTTAAAACCTgctgaacgtctggatcagaaCTATACAAGCGCTTATTAAGTTACCAGAGAAAAAAGTTGAGCCCACAACAGCAGGTGCTGGGTGAGCTGTCCATTTGCCAAATGCCAAAGGAGAAACAGATCTGGaactttttcagtgtttttcaccagttttaattgccgtgtctgtttgttttggaaagggaAGGCCTCTGCAAATAATTCGGCCTCCTGAAtaaagaacactgaaggaattcttgCAGTTTGCAATCCTGgtcactagatgccactaaatccccttaaatcttacacactgttcctttaagtaaaGGATTAAAATATTTCTTTCATCACTGTCATTcccaaacaaagacaaataaagatagataataatataattgtattatattacattattgaGTATTGCATCCATATTGGCTGGAGATGTATCATATTGAGCTGTTTTTCTCCCGCCATGCCAAACCCAACAGCCTCCAacggagagagaaagacaggggaTGGGATGGAAGCCAAGGCCTCTGTACAACTTAACTCCCCCGCATCAAAGGAAGATATGCCATTCCTTACTTTGTCCATTTAGCTGCTGGAGGGATCCTGAGCCTCTGCGTGGAGGGGGATTAGCTGCACTATTGTATCTCTGCTTTGAACCTTACTTCGGGATGCCAAGGGGGTGTGAACTAATGGAGCATTGCAAAGAGgtctgctgcattttttttcaacCCTCCTCCCTATTTATACAGGGTAGGTTTGCTGGGCATGAGTGCACTTTTCAGGAACGCCCAgcttcacacccacacacacagttgcaGTTACACACGACCACACTTGGGAGCTGTCGAGCACAGGTGTGTACACTCCTGTTGAGAACCAGTGAACACATACACAAGAGAAGGTGGTGATTATAAGTGCTTTTCCCCAtcaagttgattttttttttctcccctgacTGTTGCAGGAGTTTGGACTGGCAACCTTCCAGTTGCGAGCAGCCTTCTGTTGTCCCTGTGCGGAGCTTAAACTATCTGCAACTTGACTGAGGAAAAACTCTTAAAGCTtctgtgatgaaaaaaaagaagaattcaGGCTGTGTGTACTATCTTGTTTTATTAATATGCTCTGTACTCTCGCCACAGTCAcatgtattttttaacatttttcgATGGGTACGGGGTTACATCATGTCCAGGCAACCATGCTTTAGGATCTATTTTACAGGCCTGACTATTATTTGTTCTActgaaatattaatattcatagGTGCAGGCTGATGAGCGTGTGATTTGGATGGAAGGATGGTTACCTGTCCCGCTGTGATCTGTGCATCACTTGAACAGCTCTGCTCTAACACAGCTAAAATACCTTATTGATGTAAGAAATTGTAATTAACAGCGATAAAGCAGGACAGTAGTCATTACTGAAATTGCTGGCGCAAAAGATAAAAGAATAAGTTACTTCAAAGTTTTTAATAGGTTCAGACAATGACCAATTGATTTCAGCACAAAGACCGCCAGTGAGAAGCAAATTGGCTCCTCAAGTTTTAACTTTTGCAGGAGTGCTGGGTTTATCCTTTTTTTCAGGCACCTTCAGACAAGACAAACACGGATATTCATCCAGACAGACATTATATTCATGTATCAGAGATTTCCAGAATGTCTTTTTCCCGTAGATTAGCACCATGGCCGTTGCAGTCGTGTAGATGGATGTGAAGAAGAACGTGAGCACGATGATGTTCTCATGGTTCACCGATATCTGGTAGTTGACGTACAGGTCGATCACGAGAAAGAGGATGAAGACGGCCACCAGAGATAAAGCCATCTGGATCACTCTCATCTGGGAGCCCAGCTTTGGCCCATGGGCTCCGTTGGTGCTGGCTTTCATGTGGCGGAGATGGATGGCGAGGTGGACGGAGATGGAGATGCAGCATTTCACCATGAGCACCCCTGGCAGTACATCAGCGAGGAGCAGGTACGTGGCTTCGTAGATCTTGCCAGAGAAGGTGTCGGGCAGTAAAACTCCGCAGTCGCTGTTCGTTGCGGTGTAGTTGTCAGGGTGAAACACCACGAGCATCGGCATGCAGGTGCCCAGGCCACACAGAGGGATAAGACAAACAGCTAAGATGATGTGCTTGAGGATGACAGCCTGGATATGTGTGTAGCACTGATTGGGTGTGTTCACCAGCTTGGTGCTGTAGTAGAAAGTGAGAAAGCCTGTGTCCCACATGATGGTGAACTTGAGGCTGTAGATTACCAGCAGCATGATGCTGTAGGGCATCCCAGCAATGTGGCACTTACTGTCCACCTCATCCATGGTCATCCAGAAGTAGCACACCAGCTGGTGGGCCACGCTAGCCACCGACAGAGCCAAGATGATAGTTTCACTGGGACtccacttcttcttctgcttgTAGTTCCACAGACTCGTCAAGAAGATGTAGACATTGAAAAAGACGGTGGTGACAGCCAAAAGACCTGTCATTACCCAGAGGGCCAATTTATTCGTCCCATACATAATGATGTAATGTAAAGTAAACCTTTATGAGAATAACTATTCCTCTATGTGGCACTCAGCAGTCTGTGTGGGGTTCTGGcgagttttgtttttgcttcgtTCAAGCAGATGAAGGCAAAAAATTATGCACACAGACTCCAAACTAGAGGATTCTTCATTTCTGATCCCACAGAATGAAATCAGTCACAGTTTGTCAGTGGGGCCTGGGGAAAAGATTCACACATTTAGCTCTTGAAATACATAAAACAGATCCAAATAGGCTCAATTAAAACCTATTATGGTTAAGAATATATGTGAAATCTACAATTTAGGAGGCCACACACAAAATGAAGTAAAGTGTAGCTGAGGTGAGAAGGTTAGAGCAATTAGGagcaaaaaacaaccatttttacCTCAACCACGGCTCCCATGAGGCTTTTTATCACTTTGACTCCTACTCAAGGTTTCTGCTTACACTCTCAGTGCCTCATTGTCGTCACAATACGTTGTCTGACTCAATACCTTCGGCTGCAGCTGAAGAatcctttgttttgttgttttgtttatccAAGCATTAATCCTAGCCTGGAGTTGTCTGCAGGATGCACACAGCAAGGTGAAATCCTCGGATTTACGTGTTCCTTGGCTGGGATTTATAAGCATTTAGGTGTGATTTGCATCAGTTGTGACCACAGGTAGTGGTGACGGTGTATTTGCATTGACATGGGGTGGGCAGGATATGTGCTCATTAGGAATATCCGGTCACTTTACTGTGTGTGGATCAGTGCGGCGTGACAGCTCAGCCAGTCCGCAGACCACACTCTGCCGGCTACGAATGCAAATGGTTATTCCTGCAGCTCGGCCACAAACACGAAaccgcacacacactcacacacacctagTTACCTGATAAGAAAAGCAAATCACCTCTGAATCACCTTCAGGAGCCTTTATAATGCACTACCTTATCACCATAGTTTGTGCCGGGGAGGACACAAACTTTGTAGACAGACTTTTAACAAGAAGCTGACCTCAATTATATTTTACTTTGTATTTAAttcagattgtttgtttgcttgctcTACATACATAACTATCCAGTCGTAGCAAACACAGTCCTGATTTCATGAGCAATTAATACAGCTTACCCAGGTCCTCATCCACCTTCATGAATAACACTTTAACTTAGTTGATTCTATTATTGTAATGAATGATATATTTTATACTAAACAATCCACAGCCAAATTTTGAGGAGAAATTCTGCTCTTTTTCCAcaatagctttaaaaaaaaaaaaaagtcttttttcatGCAGAAACTCTTTGAATCTAGATATGAAAGAACATTCTGCAGTGGGAGCCTTtgctctttaaaaaataattactaTGCCAACACTATGAGGAGTTCTGCCCTCTAAGAAACTTATTATTAAAAGAAGAGATTATGTGGTTTCCAAGTGAGGTTGCCAGACAAGCATTTGTAATTAATTACTGTATCTGTTTCTCCAGTCCACGCATGGATCAAAGGACAGGCTTGTGTACCCACTTAAAATACTTGAGTACTCAGAGAAAAACCGAGCAAACGGAGAGATACAGACGTGGGCATGTACCAACAAAAGTTGACAAGTTTTCAATTTGTCTTCgtgtgaaacaaacaaatgacaaaaaaacacccCAGAGACATAGTAAACATGttttgagtgagtgtgtgtgtgtgtatgtgtgccgcccacatggatggattactgaacggatctaccaggcacaggccctGGGGCTCAAAGTGTCAAACCCCCCCAGGCCTACACTTGCATGGAGATTGTCAACAAGGTGTCCAAATAGAAGCTGGACAAGCAAGTGAAAGCCCTGGTGTGTGAGGTGTGCTGTAACAACCTGTCAGACGAGGAAATATGCAAACTGTATTGGAAAAAAGGGCAAAACgactaaaaaagacacaaaatgacaacaacaaaaaaagcagtCACCATGTAGTTGTGTGTTTCCAGTCTTGTGTAGGAGAGGCGGTGGGGCCTTTTAcacatctgtgcccaggggcccattgtctcataatctgcccctTGCTGCTTGTTAACTTTTAAATAAAAGCTAATTTGAAAGAGAGGGAAGCCTGTCTTAAAACTGAAAGTTTGATGCTTTTTGGTTCTggtcatttgaaacagcaacaCTGTTTCTCAACAGCCTCTACAGTTTCAAGCCtgatgggggggggggcgggaTTCTGATATTAAGGGGGCCCTTGGCAGAATTTATTACCAAGGGCCCACCAACCCTCACCACTTCTCGCAGCTCTTATTAATTCAGCATACACCTTTTGAAGATGGGTTCACGCCAATACAGACGAGAGGTGGGGCCGCGGGCAAAGTGCTGACTCT harbors:
- the tas2r202 gene encoding taste receptor, type 2, member 202; translation: MYGTNKLALWVMTGLLAVTTVFFNVYIFLTSLWNYKQKKKWSPSETIILALSVASVAHQLVCYFWMTMDEVDSKCHIAGMPYSIMLLVIYSLKFTIMWDTGFLTFYYSTKLVNTPNQCYTHIQAVILKHIILAVCLIPLCGLGTCMPMLVVFHPDNYTATNSDCGVLLPDTFSGKIYEATYLLLADVLPGVLMVKCCISISVHLAIHLRHMKASTNGAHGPKLGSQMRVIQMALSLVAVFILFLVIDLYVNYQISVNHENIIVLTFFFTSIYTTATAMVLIYGKKTFWKSLIHEYNVCLDEYPCLSCLKVPEKKDKPSTPAKVKT